One segment of Synechococcus sp. HK05 DNA contains the following:
- a CDS encoding FGGY-family carbohydrate kinase → MPPERLGLGVDLGTSGLRLALVNPAGQLVAEHQSPYPAPFADPLGWREGLQALCLELPSDLRGAVVAIAVDGTSGTLLLCRPDGSLGPSPLDQALTYHLACPEQVEAAAALVGPAGTGVPAASASGSLARALRLLAQAPEPGPWLLRHQADWLLGWLLGDWRWGEEGNNLRLGWDQQRGRWWGRIAEQPWSSALPEICRSGQLLGPIGAAAACALGLPPECAVVAGSTDASAAVLAADLQPGDGVAVLGTTLVLKQFSDQPLEGPGISCQRVLGRWLVGGASNAGAGVLRRFFTDAQLVELSRQIDPRRSSGLALRPLPRPGERFPVDDPRLEPVLEPRPVSDALYLHGLLEGLAAIERAGWQRLEQLGAPAVQRVISLGGGARNPQWRALRQRLLQRPVLNRPQCTAALGMARLALSALPAP, encoded by the coding sequence CCAGCTGGTGGCGGAGCACCAATCGCCCTATCCCGCCCCCTTTGCTGATCCCCTGGGGTGGCGGGAGGGCCTGCAGGCGCTGTGCCTGGAGCTCCCTTCCGATCTGCGCGGTGCGGTGGTGGCCATCGCTGTGGATGGCACCTCCGGCACGCTGCTGCTCTGCCGCCCCGACGGCAGCCTGGGCCCCAGCCCCCTGGATCAGGCCCTGACGTATCACCTGGCTTGCCCGGAGCAGGTTGAGGCGGCTGCGGCGCTGGTGGGCCCCGCCGGCACAGGCGTGCCCGCCGCCAGCGCCAGCGGCAGCCTGGCCCGCGCCCTGCGCCTGCTCGCCCAAGCACCGGAGCCCGGCCCCTGGCTGCTGCGCCATCAGGCCGATTGGCTGTTGGGTTGGCTCCTGGGCGATTGGCGTTGGGGCGAAGAAGGCAATAACCTGCGCCTGGGCTGGGATCAGCAGCGGGGCCGCTGGTGGGGGCGGATCGCCGAGCAGCCCTGGAGTAGCGCGTTGCCTGAGATCTGCCGATCGGGCCAGCTCCTGGGGCCCATCGGTGCTGCGGCCGCCTGTGCCTTGGGCCTGCCGCCAGAGTGCGCGGTGGTGGCCGGTAGCACCGATGCCAGTGCGGCGGTGCTGGCGGCTGATCTGCAACCGGGCGATGGTGTGGCAGTGCTCGGCACCACGCTGGTGCTCAAGCAATTCAGTGATCAGCCCCTGGAGGGGCCTGGGATCAGCTGCCAGCGGGTGTTAGGCCGCTGGTTGGTGGGCGGGGCCTCCAACGCTGGCGCCGGTGTGTTGCGCCGCTTTTTTACCGATGCCCAGTTGGTGGAGCTCAGCCGCCAGATCGATCCGCGCCGCAGCAGCGGGCTGGCACTGCGGCCCCTGCCGCGCCCCGGGGAACGCTTCCCGGTGGATGACCCCCGGCTCGAGCCCGTGCTCGAGCCCAGGCCGGTGAGTGATGCGCTCTACCTGCATGGGTTGCTGGAGGGCCTAGCGGCCATCGAGCGGGCCGGTTGGCAGCGGCTCGAGCAGTTGGGGGCGCCGGCGGTGCAGCGGGTGATCAGCCTCGGCGGCGGTGCCCGCAATCCCCAGTGGCGGGCCCTGCGCCAGCGCCTGCTGCAGCGCCCGGTGCTCAATCGCCCCCAGTGCACGGCGGCGCTGGGTATGGCCAGACTGGCGCTCTCCGCTCTGCCCGCTCCATGA
- a CDS encoding DUF2470 domain-containing protein, whose product MAADPLTSAVSDRICKHMNDDHAEAVLAYARHYGGVAAPQQARMLAVRPEAMELEVDGERLAVAFDHTLSDSEDAHRTLVAMLRAMPQA is encoded by the coding sequence ATGGCCGCCGATCCCCTCACCAGCGCCGTTAGCGATCGCATCTGCAAGCACATGAACGACGACCACGCCGAAGCGGTGCTGGCTTACGCGCGCCATTACGGCGGTGTTGCTGCCCCGCAGCAGGCGCGCATGCTGGCTGTGCGGCCTGAAGCGATGGAGCTGGAGGTGGATGGGGAGCGCCTGGCTGTGGCCTTTGATCACACCCTCAGCGACAGCGAAGACGCCCACCGCACCCTGGTGGCGATGCTGCGGGCGATGCCCCAGGCCTGA
- a CDS encoding ComF family protein, which translates to MGFHFWQHALDLISTAPCRSCGGACEPASPSPLCGRCLDALALPEGGLQGDQPLLWCALAPYAAELRGLLLRQRPKPDRAVVSLLAARLHHCCASVLPGAWLVPLPSWKRSGNPLPALVALALAEASGGRAALAPAQLLWRSRPTLGQHHLGRSLRARNLRDAFGAAPAGAGLNRPLWLVDDILTTGATACSAAHALQAAGHAVQGLLALARTPASAPR; encoded by the coding sequence ATGGGCTTCCATTTCTGGCAGCACGCCCTGGATCTGATCAGCACAGCCCCCTGCCGCAGCTGCGGTGGTGCCTGTGAGCCGGCCAGCCCCAGCCCCCTTTGCGGGCGGTGCCTGGATGCACTGGCCCTGCCGGAAGGCGGGCTCCAGGGGGATCAGCCCCTGCTGTGGTGTGCCCTGGCCCCCTATGCCGCTGAGCTGCGCGGCTTGCTGCTGCGCCAGCGGCCCAAACCGGATCGGGCTGTGGTGAGCCTGTTGGCCGCGCGGTTGCATCACTGTTGCGCCTCGGTGCTGCCGGGCGCCTGGTTGGTGCCGCTACCCAGCTGGAAGCGCTCCGGCAATCCGTTGCCAGCGCTGGTGGCCCTGGCCTTGGCCGAGGCCAGCGGCGGCAGGGCGGCGCTGGCGCCAGCGCAGCTGCTGTGGCGAAGCCGCCCCACCCTGGGGCAGCACCACTTGGGCCGCAGCCTTCGCGCCCGCAATCTGCGCGACGCCTTTGGCGCAGCTCCGGCCGGCGCTGGCCTGAACCGGCCCCTTTGGCTGGTGGACGACATCCTCACCACGGGGGCGACGGCCTGTAGCGCCGCCCACGCGCTGCAGGCCGCTGGGCATGCGGTGCAGGGCCTGCTGGCCCTGGCGCGAACACCGGCGAGCGCCCCTCGGTGA